CCAAACATTCTCATAAAATCAAAACCCACCACAACCGTGTGCCTCAAATTGAAAAACTCATCCAAGAAGGTAAAATCATCGAACCGATCGCTGATTTGTATAAAGATGAAGTGAGAGAACTGGGAAGACTTCTTGGACTACCCGAACGTTGGATCGAAAGACATCCTTTTCCGGGTCCAGGACTTGTGGTGCGAATGATTGCCAGTCCAGAATCAAAACCACCGGTCATCGATTTTTCAGATTTGGAACTTTCTAAAAAAAAGGCAGAAGTCAAAATTTTACCCATTCTTTCTGTGGGGGTCCAAGGTGACCAAAGAAGTTACGCCCACTGTGCTGTGTTAAATGACTTTACTACCAACTGGCATGAGTTAGATGAATGTTCTGTAGAAATCACTAATTTTAAAAAAGAAATCAACCGTGTGGTTTTTGCTCCAGGGATCAGTCAATTTACTGGATCTTTTCATTATACCAAACTGACATTAGATAAAGAACATTCGGATATTTTAAGAGAAGCAGATGCTATCGTGAACCGGATTCTTTACGAAGAGGCCATCCATACATCCATCTGGCAAATGCCTGTGGTTCTTGTTCCTGTGGGTTTACGCGCAAATTCGTATGGAGTTGTGTTACGCCCTGTGGAATCTACAGAAGCCATGACTGCCAACTTTTATGCGATGGACAGAAAGATTTTAGAACGAATCACCAAAGAATTGTTAGCTTTACCTCAAATTTCTTTGGTGTTGTATGATCTCACTCACAAACCGCCGGGAACCATTGAATGGGAATAACGTTTAGATTTTTTTTAAATCCTAAACGTTAGGTTGGATTTAAGGCAAAAGGAGCCAGAGAAGGGCCATTCCCCCCATAGCTAGTTCAGGTAGTTTTCTTCTGAAAAAACTTTGGTTTTCTGGGTTTTCTTTCGGCTCTTCGGATTTTGTTACTTCTGTATTTGGCGTATCCTTGGTTTCCTTGGAAGAAAATAGTGTACCCAAAAAACCAGGTTTCTCTTCTTCTTTTTGTGATTCCCAAACCACAGGAAGAGAAACTACTTCTACCGCATTTTTTTTATATGCTTGTTTTGTGCCGTCTTTCGATTCCACCAGAACATAATTTGCAGTTGGGGAAGATGTTTTTACGTTTTCCAAAACCTCTTTGGTTGCCTTCACAGTGACTGTGTCTGCAAAAGTAACATGAGAAAAAATCAATAGAATGAATAAGGATAGGATGGTCTTTACGTTCATATCTACAGCCCAATCCTAAGAATTGGATAGGCAATTTGATTTTTGAGTGAAATGTTACAATCCGATGAAAAGTGAATTCAGTTTCCATTTGACACCAGACCTTCGTATTTTAGCCTATCCAAAGTCACGATTGGCGTCGTGGCCAAGTGGTAAGGCATGGCTCTGCAAAAGCTTGACCGCCGGTTCGAATCCGGCCGACGCCTATCACTGAAAATTCGCCTGGATGGTGGAACTGGTAGACACACAGGACTTAAAATCCTGTGGGAGTAATCCCGTGCGGGTTCGATTCCCGCTCCAGGTATGAATCGAACGATTGCGAGTCAAAAAAAAACGTAGCGACCCCGCGTAGGCTTTATAAAAGCCGAAGGCGAAGTTGGCCGTAAGGCCAAGGGTGGATGGAGCGTAAACGTTTTTTCCGAAGGCAGGACGCCTTTCGGTGACGAGCAAGACGGGCTGAGATCGAAAGGCCAGGATGGCCGAAGATCGAAGCGATTCCCGCGGACGTTCCAATCAAATCAAACTTAATTCAAGCCTCTCTTACTTTTGGCGACTCAAGCACAGTACCCGCGCACTTATTCACAATTCCCAGAAATTTCGATTCGCGGAAGGAATGGTTTTTCCCTTTTCCAAGAAAATAAAAATCCAAAATCAACAAATTCAATCCCCTGTCCTAGAGATTCCAGAAACTCATTCGGATTGACTTGGACTCTTTGGATTTGTTTTGGATTGGTAAAAATTTCTTTTTTTACCATTTGTTCCCCCTGCACTCGGTATTCTTTGTCCTGGTCAAAACTCTCTCGTTTTCGAATTTCAAGGATGAGTGTTTGCGGTAGATGGCCTTCTGGAATTTCTTCCCAATGGATAAAAAACTGAATGGGGGAAACTCGAACCTTGGGGATAGTATGAAAATTCATTTCATGATCCAAACAACCAGCGAGTTTAAAATAAATTTCATTCGTGCCTTTCGGCATAGGTACAGCTGTTTTTGCATTGATAGCCGATTGAGCCAGGGCCATTGGGAAGTTGTGTTCTGTGCGAGCCCTATGAAAAAAAAGGTCTTTGGATGGAGTTTTTGTTAAGTAAAAAGCCCCAATACTAGAAATCAAAATCCAAAAAACGAGACTTCCATATACTTTGGTTGGGAACTTTTGTGTAGAATTCTCTTTCCCCTGGTAAGCCGAGGGAAGTAAAATTAAAAGACCTAAAAAGGGAAGTAATACCTCGTCATCTAACAGAAAACATTGGAAACTACCTGCAAAAATCACACTGAAAAAACCTAAATAAAAAAGATTATTTTTGCCAACTTGTAGAATTTTTTTTGTGATCAAATACAAAAAACAAAGATAAGCGGTTACAGAGGTGATCCCACCTAAAATCCAAAAATGCAGAAAATCAAAATGTGCATGGGATTTGGGTGTAATCGATAAATCATAATATAACTCCGGGAAAACTTTCACCAAAGGAATTGCTTGGGTTATGAATTCTTTTGTGTAATTTCCACTGCCAATTCCCCATAAAAATGAATCTTTTAAAATTGCAAAATTCATTTTGTGAATCCATATTCTTTGATTCTCTAACGAACGTTTAGCGAATAAATCATCAATAGCTCTTTGGAATAACCAGTTATTGTGGTAAAACAGAGTCAGAAGAACCGCTATAAGAAAGAGACCAATTCCTAACCAAGGTAAATATTTTTTTAAAGATATTTTTTTTTGGAAAGATAGAAGGAAAAATCCAAAGAGTAACCCAAACCAAACGGACCTGCTTTGATTGAGAAAAAGTAAAACCAGTCCTAAAAAAGAAAGGATCAATAAGGAAAAAAATAGAAACTTAGATTTGTTTTTCTTTTTAAAGGAGGGAATGTCCCTGTATGTTTTTAAAAAAAGAGAAGGAAGGTAAAGTGCTAACATCCCTCCGTAGGTTAGGTGAGTGCTTTGGAAGCCAATTGGTAAATAAAAAGGGAAAATGCCAAAAAGGTTTCCCAACTGGTGGGGCAAACGTCGGCCTTCGACGTATTGGAAACCATCCATCACAAATGGGGCCAAGCGATAAGGGGAAAAAAGCGATATGGTTCCTGAAAGAAGAAGAAATACGGCTCCGAGAAATACTGCTTTTTTTAAATTTGTTTTTTCTTGTTCAGTGAGGTTTGAATGGTGTAATAATAAAAATGCCATCCATACATCCCCAAATTCTGATTTTAAAATGATTTGTTTCCAAAAAGAAAATTCAAAATGGAAGAGAGGGTAAATCAAAAAACCCAAATAAATAAGGATCCAAAAAAAGAAAAAGGATTCAGACCTCGGAATATTTTTTTGCCAAAGGAAATCTAAAAACAAAAAGAAAAGGGAGGCACCGGCAAAAATTTGGGAAAGGCTAATCGAAAACGGTGAAAGGACAAAGAAAAGGTAGAGAAAAACAATAGAAATCTTATGAAATGTTTGTTTCCCAATCATATTTGGTTAAAAGAATAGGTTTTAACTCGTATGGAAGGCAAGAGAAAAAGAAAATTGTCGGTGGCTATCATCACCTTCAATGAAGAAAAAAATATTGGGGACTGCATCCGCTCCATCGAATCGGTCGCAGATGAAATTATTGTTTTAGATTCCCTAAGTACAGACCGTACAAAAGAAATTGCTACCTCCTTTTCCAAGGTTAAATTTTTTGAATCTCCATTTCCTGGGCATGTAGAACAAAAAAATAAGGCCATAGGTTTTTGTTCCCATGATTGGATTCTTTCTTTGGATGCGGATGAACGAGCAGACCAAACTTTGGTCCATTCGATGGAAACCTTTTTAGAGTCAGAAAATATTTTGGCAGATGGTTATAAAATTGCAAGATTGACCTATCATTTGGGACGTTGGATTCGACACAGTGGTTGGTATCCGCTTCGTAGGTATCGTTTGTTCCGAAAAAATGCCGCCACTTGGGTGGGAGAAAACCCACATGATTACATCGAATTAAAATCTGGTTCTGTTGGCAAAGTCATGAAGGGAGATATCCTTCATTATAGTTTTACAGATTTTAGTCACCAAATCACGACGATCAATCAGTTCTCAAGTATTGTTGCTTATACTCGTTATGCGAAGGGAGAAAGATTCTCTCTTTTTAAAACTTTTTTTAAACCATTTGGGAAATTTTTAGAAATTTATATTTTTAAATTTGGGTTTTTGGATGGAATTCCTGGCCTTTGGATTGCTATAGCCTCATCGTTTTCAACCTTTCTTAAATACGCAAAATTATATGAACTGGATCGTAAACAGATTGATCGCCCGTCCAATATAAGAAAAGAGTATGGCAAAAACTAAAAAAACGTCCAAAGGAAGTTTGTTTTTTCGGATCCTTGCATTTTTCAGATCCAAACGAAAGACAAATAAAAAGGACTCTGTCCAAAGAAAAAAACAACCCAAATCTTTTTCTTTGGAATGGGCGGCTGCATTAGAGAACTGGAAAAAGAAACTCCGCACAAAACAAGTGAGTTCCGGTATCGTGGTTGAAACTCCTAAGTTTCGCTTAACAAAAACAAACGAGAAACTGTTCCGTGCAGAAGGCGAAAACTATTCATTGATTTTGGTTACAGGAAACCATTTGTACAAAAATAAGGAAGATAAGTGGGGAGGGGTCCTTTTTGTAGACGAAGGGGAATTGAATAAAAATCTTTCAAAGGATCTCTCTGGACTCGATGGACTACTTTCTTCACTTTCCATTCCAAAAACAGATTTATTTTTAGAGGCAGATGCTCCTAAAGAAGATTGGAAAGTTGTCCTTTCCTTCGAACGATTTTGGAAAGAACAAATTATCTTACAAATGAAACCAAATTCTATGGCTCTTGCAATGCTTGCAATTGGTGAAGAGTGTCGTGAGTTTTTTGAATCTGTGGCAACAGAGAGACAAAAACGATTGGTGAGAGATGAGTTATTTTATTTAAATTTAGGAAATGGGACAGAGAACAATCCCTATACAAAAGCCAAAAACCTATTTGGGTTTGGTTCTGCACTAATTGAATTTGGAAATACTATCAATTCCGTAAAAGAAAGAAGGGAAAAGGAAAATAATCATGGATCATAAATCACTCATACAAACACAAATTGAGGATTCGATTGCTGTTAAACAACAGTTATTACCACTTCTTTTACCATCCATTGAATCTGCGGGAAAACTTCTTGTGAATTCTTTGAAACAAAATGGATTATTATATTTCTGTGGTAACGGAGGATCCAGTTGTGATGCTTCCCATATTGCAGCAGAACT
This genomic window from Leptospira bandrabouensis contains:
- a CDS encoding LIMLP_04285 family protein; translated protein: MNVKTILSLFILLIFSHVTFADTVTVKATKEVLENVKTSSPTANYVLVESKDGTKQAYKKNAVEVVSLPVVWESQKEEEKPGFLGTLFSSKETKDTPNTEVTKSEEPKENPENQSFFRRKLPELAMGGMALLWLLLP
- a CDS encoding O-antigen ligase family protein; its protein translation is MIGKQTFHKISIVFLYLFFVLSPFSISLSQIFAGASLFFLFLDFLWQKNIPRSESFFFFWILIYLGFLIYPLFHFEFSFWKQIILKSEFGDVWMAFLLLHHSNLTEQEKTNLKKAVFLGAVFLLLSGTISLFSPYRLAPFVMDGFQYVEGRRLPHQLGNLFGIFPFYLPIGFQSTHLTYGGMLALYLPSLFLKTYRDIPSFKKKNKSKFLFFSLLILSFLGLVLLFLNQSRSVWFGLLFGFFLLSFQKKISLKKYLPWLGIGLFLIAVLLTLFYHNNWLFQRAIDDLFAKRSLENQRIWIHKMNFAILKDSFLWGIGSGNYTKEFITQAIPLVKVFPELYYDLSITPKSHAHFDFLHFWILGGITSVTAYLCFLYLITKKILQVGKNNLFYLGFFSVIFAGSFQCFLLDDEVLLPFLGLLILLPSAYQGKENSTQKFPTKVYGSLVFWILISSIGAFYLTKTPSKDLFFHRARTEHNFPMALAQSAINAKTAVPMPKGTNEIYFKLAGCLDHEMNFHTIPKVRVSPIQFFIHWEEIPEGHLPQTLILEIRKRESFDQDKEYRVQGEQMVKKEIFTNPKQIQRVQVNPNEFLESLGQGIEFVDFGFLFSWKREKPFLPRIEISGNCE
- a CDS encoding glycosyltransferase family 2 protein, with the protein product MEGKRKRKLSVAIITFNEEKNIGDCIRSIESVADEIIVLDSLSTDRTKEIATSFSKVKFFESPFPGHVEQKNKAIGFCSHDWILSLDADERADQTLVHSMETFLESENILADGYKIARLTYHLGRWIRHSGWYPLRRYRLFRKNAATWVGENPHDYIELKSGSVGKVMKGDILHYSFTDFSHQITTINQFSSIVAYTRYAKGERFSLFKTFFKPFGKFLEIYIFKFGFLDGIPGLWIAIASSFSTFLKYAKLYELDRKQIDRPSNIRKEYGKN
- a CDS encoding LBBP_01157 family protein; the encoded protein is MAKTKKTSKGSLFFRILAFFRSKRKTNKKDSVQRKKQPKSFSLEWAAALENWKKKLRTKQVSSGIVVETPKFRLTKTNEKLFRAEGENYSLILVTGNHLYKNKEDKWGGVLFVDEGELNKNLSKDLSGLDGLLSSLSIPKTDLFLEADAPKEDWKVVLSFERFWKEQIILQMKPNSMALAMLAIGEECREFFESVATERQKRLVRDELFYLNLGNGTENNPYTKAKNLFGFGSALIEFGNTINSVKERREKENNHGS